The following proteins are co-located in the Pseudomonas fluorescens genome:
- a CDS encoding CusA/CzcA family heavy metal efflux RND transporter — MFERLIQFAIEQRIIVLLAMLLMAGVGIASYQKLPIDAVPDITNVQVQINSAAAGFSPLETEQRITFPIETAMAGLPGLQQTRSLSRSGLSQVTVIFKDGTDLFFARQLVNERLQVARGQLPTGIDTAMGPISTGLGEIFLWTVEAEDGALKEDGTPYTPTDLRVIQDWIIKPQLRNVPGVAEINTIGGFAKEYQIAPDPKRLAAYNLTLSDLVTALERNNANVGAGYIERSGEQLLIRAPGQVASIDDIANIVITTSDGTPIRVRNVAQVDIGRELRTGAATENGREVVLGTVFMLIGENSRTVSQAVAKKLAEINRSLPAGVVAVTVYDRTNLVEKAIATVKKNLFEGALLVVAVLFLFLGNIRAALITAMVIPLAMLFTFTGMFTNKVSANLMSLGALDFGIIVDGAVVIVENAIRRLAHAQQRHGRLLTRSERLHEVFAAAKEARRALIFGQLIIMVVYLPIFALTGVAGKMFHPMAFTVVIALLGAMILSVTFVPAAIALFVTGKVKEEENLVMRTARRVYAPVLHWVMARRPWVFGLAVLTIVASGALASRMGSEFIPSLSEGDFAQQALRVPGTSLTQSVQMQQQLEKTLLAQVPEIERVFARTGTAEIASDPMPPNISDSYVMLKPKAQWPDPNKSRETLIADIQRASAIVPGSAYELSQPIQLRFNELISGVRSDVAVKVFGDDMAVLNKTAAEIAETLQKLEGASEVKVEQTSGLPVLTINIDREKAARFGLNVGDVQDTIAVAVGGRQAGTLYEGDRRFDMVVRLSDALRTDIDGLSRLLIPVPALAGSAAGQLGFIALSQVASLDLVLGPNQVSRENGKRLVIVSANVRGRDIGSFVEEAEAAINTQVKVPAGYWTTWGGQFEQLKEASERLRIVVPVALLLVFGLLFMMFNNLKDGLLVFTGIPFALTGGIMALWLRDIPLSISAGVGFIALSGVAVLNGLVMIAFIRNLREEGRALSVAVNEGALTRLRPVLMTALVASLGFIPMALATGTGAEVQRPLATVVIGGIISSTLLTLLVLPALYQWAHRKEEETPGETR; from the coding sequence ATGTTTGAGCGCCTTATCCAATTTGCCATCGAGCAGCGCATCATCGTGCTGCTGGCCATGCTGTTGATGGCCGGTGTCGGCATCGCCAGCTATCAGAAATTGCCCATCGACGCGGTACCCGACATCACCAATGTGCAGGTGCAGATCAACTCGGCGGCGGCCGGGTTTTCGCCGCTGGAAACCGAACAGCGCATTACCTTTCCCATCGAAACCGCCATGGCCGGGTTGCCGGGTCTGCAGCAGACGCGGTCGCTGTCGCGCTCCGGTTTGTCCCAGGTGACGGTGATTTTCAAAGACGGTACCGACCTGTTCTTCGCCCGCCAATTGGTCAATGAGCGCCTGCAGGTCGCCCGTGGACAATTGCCTACCGGCATCGACACCGCCATGGGGCCGATTTCCACCGGCCTCGGGGAAATTTTCCTGTGGACCGTCGAGGCCGAGGACGGCGCACTCAAAGAGGACGGCACGCCCTACACGCCGACCGACCTGCGCGTGATCCAGGACTGGATCATCAAGCCGCAACTGCGCAACGTGCCGGGTGTGGCCGAGATCAACACCATCGGCGGCTTTGCCAAGGAATATCAGATTGCCCCGGACCCCAAGCGCCTCGCGGCCTACAACCTGACGTTGAGTGATTTGGTCACGGCCCTTGAACGCAATAACGCCAACGTCGGCGCGGGTTACATCGAGCGCAGCGGCGAGCAACTGCTGATCCGCGCACCGGGGCAAGTGGCGTCGATTGATGACATCGCCAATATCGTGATCACCACTTCCGATGGCACGCCGATCCGCGTGCGCAATGTGGCGCAGGTCGACATCGGCCGTGAGCTGCGCACCGGCGCGGCCACCGAAAACGGCCGTGAAGTGGTGCTGGGCACGGTATTCATGTTGATCGGTGAAAACAGCCGTACCGTGTCCCAGGCGGTGGCGAAAAAACTCGCAGAGATCAACCGTTCGCTACCGGCAGGCGTGGTTGCCGTGACCGTGTACGACCGCACCAACCTGGTGGAAAAAGCCATCGCCACCGTGAAGAAAAACCTCTTCGAAGGTGCGCTGCTGGTGGTTGCGGTGTTGTTCCTGTTCCTGGGCAACATCCGCGCGGCGTTGATCACCGCAATGGTGATTCCCCTGGCGATGTTGTTCACCTTTACCGGGATGTTTACCAACAAAGTCAGCGCCAACCTGATGAGTCTTGGCGCACTGGACTTCGGCATTATCGTCGACGGCGCGGTGGTGATCGTCGAGAACGCCATCCGCCGCCTGGCACATGCGCAACAGCGCCACGGCCGTTTGTTGACCCGCAGCGAGCGGTTGCACGAAGTGTTCGCGGCGGCCAAAGAGGCGCGGCGGGCGCTGATCTTCGGGCAACTGATCATCATGGTGGTTTACCTGCCGATCTTCGCCCTCACGGGTGTGGCCGGGAAGATGTTCCACCCGATGGCCTTCACCGTGGTGATCGCGCTGCTGGGTGCGATGATTCTGTCGGTGACGTTCGTGCCGGCCGCGATTGCGCTGTTCGTCACCGGCAAGGTCAAGGAAGAAGAAAACCTGGTGATGCGCACGGCGCGGCGGGTCTATGCGCCGGTGCTGCACTGGGTAATGGCACGCCGTCCATGGGTGTTTGGCTTGGCGGTGTTGACCATCGTCGCCTCTGGGGCGCTGGCCAGCCGCATGGGCAGTGAATTCATTCCCAGCCTCAGCGAAGGCGACTTCGCCCAACAGGCCCTGCGCGTGCCGGGCACCAGCCTGACGCAATCGGTGCAGATGCAGCAGCAGCTTGAGAAAACATTGCTGGCCCAGGTGCCGGAAATCGAGCGGGTTTTTGCGCGCACCGGCACCGCAGAAATCGCCTCAGACCCGATGCCGCCGAATATTTCCGACAGCTACGTAATGCTTAAACCGAAGGCACAGTGGCCCGATCCAAACAAATCCCGCGAGACGCTGATTGCCGACATCCAGCGCGCCAGTGCGATTGTGCCGGGCAGTGCGTATGAACTGTCGCAACCGATCCAGCTGCGCTTCAACGAGCTGATTTCCGGGGTGCGCAGTGATGTGGCAGTGAAGGTGTTTGGTGACGACATGGCGGTGCTCAACAAGACCGCCGCGGAAATCGCCGAGACCCTGCAAAAGCTCGAAGGCGCCTCGGAAGTCAAGGTCGAGCAGACCTCCGGCTTGCCGGTGCTGACCATCAATATCGACCGCGAGAAGGCCGCGCGTTTCGGCCTGAATGTGGGCGATGTGCAGGACACCATTGCGGTCGCCGTGGGCGGGCGTCAGGCCGGTACGTTGTACGAAGGTGATCGCCGCTTTGACATGGTCGTGCGTTTGTCCGACGCACTACGCACCGATATCGACGGGCTGTCACGGCTGCTGATTCCGGTGCCGGCGCTGGCCGGCAGTGCGGCTGGGCAGTTGGGCTTTATTGCCTTGTCCCAGGTCGCCAGCCTGGACCTGGTGCTCGGTCCCAACCAGGTCAGCCGCGAGAACGGCAAGCGCCTGGTGATCGTCAGCGCCAACGTGCGCGGGCGGGATATCGGTTCGTTTGTCGAAGAGGCCGAGGCAGCCATCAACACACAGGTGAAAGTCCCCGCCGGTTACTGGACCACCTGGGGCGGCCAGTTCGAACAGTTGAAGGAAGCGTCCGAGCGTTTGCGCATCGTGGTGCCAGTGGCGTTGCTGTTGGTGTTCGGGCTGTTGTTCATGATGTTCAACAACCTCAAGGACGGCCTGTTGGTGTTTACCGGGATTCCTTTCGCATTGACGGGTGGGATCATGGCGCTGTGGCTGCGCGATATTCCATTGTCGATTTCGGCGGGGGTGGGCTTTATCGCCTTGTCCGGTGTCGCGGTGCTCAACGGGCTGGTGATGATTGCCTTCATCCGCAACCTGCGTGAGGAAGGGCGCGCGTTATCGGTGGCGGTCAACGAGGGCGCGCTGACCCGATTGCGCCCGGTATTAATGACCGCGCTGGTGGCGTCCCTGGGGTTTATCCCGATGGCCCTGGCCACCGGCACCGGCGCCGAAGTGCAGCGCCCGTTGGCGACGGTGGTGATTGGCGGGATTATTTCTTCTACGTTGCTGACCTTGCTGGTGCTGCCGGCGCTTTATCAGTGGGCGCATCGCAAGGAAGAGGAAACACCAGGCGAAACACGGTGA
- a CDS encoding heavy metal sensor histidine kinase, with translation MKTGSLSMRLGLTVSVMGAGLVLLLATLAYLALTHELEKLARKGLESKMEQIQHSVAQGMDLNTIRARPHSLMDLVIGHDNFYLTIVGTAPDESVLLSTGAKPQTPLLTDFTPRETLGYLNWTDSYGNQVLSASSLMRLASGERVRVLLSLDRTDDQALLSAYLRATVIALPMLLLLIGMGAWWLVQRGLAPLKQFSHVAAKVTTQDLTHRLSVDNLPQELGELAQGFNVMLNRLDAGVQQLSQFSDDLAHELRAPLTNLMGKAQLTLSRQRPPDEYKAVLESNTEELERLARIVSDMLFLAQVSHPAARASFAAVSLAAETERVMDLFALSAEDKQLTLTLSGDAQVHGDRLMIQRALSNLLSNAIRHSPAGSHISLLVEAYGSTASVSVSNPGPGIEARHLPHLFERFYRVDSSRARTEGGTGLGLAIVRSIMTLHQGQAEVRSLPGGFTVFRLVFPLPCDAPTDKAPAAPARSAT, from the coding sequence ATGAAAACCGGCAGTTTGTCGATGCGCCTGGGGCTGACGGTCAGTGTAATGGGCGCGGGCCTGGTGCTGTTGCTGGCAACCCTGGCGTACCTGGCCCTGACCCACGAACTGGAAAAGCTGGCGCGCAAGGGCCTGGAAAGCAAGATGGAACAGATCCAGCACAGCGTGGCCCAGGGCATGGACCTGAACACCATTCGCGCCCGCCCGCATTCACTGATGGACCTGGTGATCGGCCATGACAACTTCTACCTGACCATCGTCGGCACCGCCCCCGACGAAAGCGTGCTGCTGAGCACCGGGGCCAAGCCTCAGACGCCTTTGCTCACTGACTTCACCCCACGGGAAACCCTCGGTTACCTCAACTGGACCGACAGTTATGGCAACCAGGTGCTCAGTGCCTCCAGCCTGATGCGCCTGGCCAGCGGCGAACGTGTACGCGTGCTGCTGTCCCTGGACCGCACCGACGATCAAGCGCTGCTCAGTGCCTATCTGCGCGCCACGGTGATCGCCTTGCCCATGCTGCTGCTGCTGATCGGCATGGGTGCCTGGTGGCTGGTGCAGCGCGGCCTGGCGCCGTTGAAACAGTTCAGCCATGTGGCGGCCAAAGTCACCACTCAGGACCTCACCCATCGCCTTTCCGTCGATAACCTGCCCCAAGAGCTGGGCGAGTTGGCGCAAGGCTTTAATGTGATGCTCAATCGCCTGGACGCTGGGGTGCAGCAACTGTCGCAATTCTCCGATGACCTTGCCCACGAATTGCGCGCGCCCCTGACCAACCTGATGGGCAAAGCCCAGTTGACGCTGTCGCGCCAGCGCCCGCCTGACGAATACAAAGCCGTGCTCGAATCCAACACCGAAGAGCTGGAGCGCCTGGCGCGTATCGTCTCCGACATGCTGTTTCTGGCCCAGGTCAGCCACCCGGCGGCACGCGCTTCGTTCGCGGCGGTGTCGCTGGCGGCTGAAACGGAGCGGGTGATGGACTTGTTCGCCCTCAGTGCCGAAGACAAACAACTGACCCTGACCCTCAGCGGCGATGCTCAGGTGCACGGCGATCGCCTGATGATCCAGCGCGCCCTGTCGAACCTGCTGTCCAATGCCATCCGCCACAGCCCGGCGGGCTCGCATATTTCGCTGCTGGTGGAAGCCTACGGGAGCACGGCGTCGGTGTCGGTCAGCAACCCTGGCCCCGGCATCGAAGCGCGCCACCTGCCGCACCTGTTCGAACGCTTCTACCGTGTCGACAGCAGCCGCGCTCGCACCGAGGGTGGCACCGGCCTGGGCCTGGCCATCGTGCGCTCGATCATGACCCTGCACCAGGGGCAGGCTGAAGTGCGCAGCCTGCCCGGTGGTTTCACCGTGTTTCGCCTGGTGTTTCCTCTTCCTTGCGATGCGCCCACTGATAAAGCGCCGGCAGCACCAGCAAGGTCAGCAACGTAG
- a CDS encoding response regulator transcription factor PcoR, translated as MRILVVEDEQKTADYLQQGLSESGYVVDCASNGIDGLHLAGQHAYELVILDVNLPGKDGWEVLEQLRRNGTQRVMMLTARGRLADKIKGLDMGADDYLVKPFEFPELLARVRTLLRRSEHIPQPEVFSVQDLELDPRRHRAYRGSRRIDLTTKEFALLQVLMRQTGEVLTRTQIISLVWDMNFDCDTNVVEVSISRLRAKVDDQSEVKLIHTIRGVGYVLEARG; from the coding sequence ATGCGTATCCTTGTGGTTGAGGACGAGCAAAAAACCGCTGACTATTTGCAGCAAGGCCTGAGTGAAAGTGGCTATGTGGTCGATTGCGCGTCCAATGGCATCGACGGCCTGCACCTGGCCGGGCAGCACGCCTATGAGTTGGTCATTCTTGACGTCAACCTGCCGGGCAAGGATGGCTGGGAAGTGCTCGAGCAATTGCGCCGCAACGGCACGCAACGGGTGATGATGCTGACCGCGCGTGGCCGGCTGGCCGACAAGATCAAAGGCCTGGACATGGGCGCCGATGATTACCTGGTCAAGCCTTTCGAGTTTCCCGAATTGCTCGCGCGGGTCCGCACCCTGCTGCGCCGCAGTGAGCATATCCCGCAACCGGAAGTCTTCAGCGTGCAGGACCTGGAGCTGGACCCGCGCCGCCATCGCGCGTATCGCGGCTCCCGACGGATCGACCTGACCACCAAAGAGTTCGCCCTGCTGCAGGTGTTGATGCGCCAAACCGGCGAAGTGCTGACCCGCACGCAAATCATTTCGCTGGTGTGGGACATGAATTTCGACTGCGACACCAATGTGGTGGAAGTCTCCATCAGCCGCCTGCGGGCCAAGGTCGATGACCAGAGCGAGGTCAAGCTGATCCACACCATTCGCGGCGTGGGTTATGTGCTGGAGGCGCGCGGATGA
- a CDS encoding OprD family porin: MNIAYYTLPFSLLAALPLAAVAVEDKPEGFIEGSSVNVLARNFYFNRDDRKGQSSPTGNGYSEAWAQGLIGKFESGFTQGTVGFGLDAFAMYGLKLDSGTGRSGGKGSFGMLPVDSNNHPESGYSKFGGAAKVRVLDTVFKAGDVFPATPVVAAGDSRLLPQSFRGVTAQNTSLEGLNLQGGRLSDMSQPSESGMNKGFATFYAGKVDAPWIGYVGGDYTVNKHLSVSLYSSRLKDAWDQYYVGSAATYPLTDTVSLFGDVNYYKAVDEGKKLLGEFDNNIWSARLGVRAGAHSVAVSHQRNNGDDDFDYLRQSDSIFLNNSIQYSDFNSPKERSWMLRYDLDMQAFGIPGLSFMTRYGKGTGADYSHANAVYMRRDAAGNPLTDQRRWERDVEARYVVQSGSLKDLSLRLRQATVRSSAFESDLEEVRLIAEYPLVAL, translated from the coding sequence ATGAATATTGCTTACTACACCCTTCCCTTTTCATTGCTGGCCGCACTGCCCCTGGCAGCCGTGGCGGTGGAGGACAAGCCTGAAGGTTTTATCGAAGGCAGCAGCGTGAACGTGCTGGCGCGCAATTTTTACTTCAACCGCGACGACCGCAAGGGCCAATCCAGCCCCACCGGCAACGGTTATTCCGAAGCCTGGGCGCAGGGCTTGATCGGCAAGTTCGAATCCGGCTTTACCCAAGGCACCGTGGGGTTTGGCCTGGATGCGTTTGCCATGTACGGCCTGAAACTCGACTCCGGCACCGGCCGCAGCGGCGGCAAGGGTTCGTTCGGCATGCTGCCGGTGGACAGCAATAACCACCCCGAAAGCGGCTACAGCAAATTCGGCGGCGCCGCGAAAGTGCGCGTGCTCGACACGGTCTTCAAAGCCGGTGACGTGTTCCCCGCCACGCCGGTGGTGGCCGCCGGCGACTCACGCCTGTTGCCGCAAAGCTTTCGCGGTGTCACCGCGCAAAACACCAGCCTTGAAGGCCTGAACCTCCAGGGCGGGCGCCTGAGCGACATGAGCCAGCCAAGTGAAAGTGGCATGAACAAAGGCTTTGCGACGTTCTACGCGGGCAAGGTCGATGCCCCCTGGATCGGTTACGTCGGCGGCGACTACACCGTCAATAAACACCTCAGTGTCAGTCTCTACAGCAGCCGCCTGAAAGACGCCTGGGATCAGTATTACGTGGGCAGTGCCGCCACTTACCCGCTGACCGACACCGTCTCTTTGTTCGGCGACGTCAACTATTACAAAGCCGTCGACGAGGGTAAAAAGCTGCTGGGCGAATTCGATAACAACATCTGGAGCGCCAGGCTCGGGGTGAGGGCCGGCGCCCACAGCGTGGCCGTGTCGCACCAGCGCAACAACGGCGACGACGACTTCGATTACCTGCGCCAATCGGACTCGATCTTCCTCAACAACTCGATCCAGTACAGCGACTTCAACTCGCCCAAGGAGCGCTCGTGGATGCTGCGCTACGACCTCGACATGCAGGCGTTCGGCATTCCCGGCCTGTCGTTCATGACCCGCTACGGCAAAGGCACCGGCGCCGATTACAGCCATGCCAACGCGGTGTACATGCGCCGCGATGCGGCGGGCAATCCGCTGACGGATCAGCGTCGCTGGGAGCGGGACGTCGAGGCCAGGTACGTGGTGCAAAGTGGCAGCCTGAAGGATTTGTCATTGCGGTTACGCCAGGCCACCGTGCGCTCCAGCGCTTTCGAATCAGATCTGGAGGAAGTGCGCTTGATTGCCGAATACCCGCTAGTAGCACTTTGA
- a CDS encoding DUF2790 domain-containing protein produces the protein MNFYKIGLGVFTAILSFSAVAEGGGDRTFALMMERNEKAMAAYAAKKGLPAPEVQAYRYGMTLDIANVVNVTPPIRSCNPVPSRMTYEDSSGKLNTLEYQVMGICRNNGG, from the coding sequence ATGAACTTTTATAAAATTGGCCTGGGTGTATTCACTGCAATCCTGTCGTTCAGTGCAGTGGCCGAAGGCGGTGGTGATCGCACCTTTGCCCTGATGATGGAACGCAATGAGAAAGCCATGGCGGCTTACGCCGCAAAAAAGGGGCTGCCGGCACCCGAGGTACAGGCCTACCGCTATGGTATGACGCTGGACATCGCCAACGTGGTCAACGTCACCCCACCGATCCGTTCGTGCAATCCGGTGCCGTCGCGCATGACCTATGAAGACTCCAGCGGCAAGCTCAATACCCTTGAATACCAAGTGATGGGCATCTGCCGGAATAATGGTGGTTAA
- a CDS encoding flavin reductase family protein, which yields MSPTHRRPVPLSKAYRLLNHGPTVLVSAAHDGRRNIMAAAWAMPLDFEPPKVAVVLDKATWTRSLLEGAGTFVLQVPCVAQADLVQTVGNTTGADTDKFAAYGLQTFHGEHTDAPLLEGCVAWLECRLLPEPHTQQTYDLFLGEVVAAYADERVFSEGHWHFEGHDALRTLHHIAGGNFLSIGEPVVGRQL from the coding sequence ATGAGCCCTACTCACCGTCGTCCTGTTCCGCTGTCCAAGGCCTATCGCTTGCTCAACCACGGGCCGACCGTGTTGGTGAGCGCGGCCCACGACGGCCGACGCAATATCATGGCCGCTGCCTGGGCCATGCCCCTGGATTTTGAACCGCCGAAAGTCGCGGTGGTGCTCGACAAAGCCACCTGGACCCGGTCGTTGCTGGAAGGCGCCGGCACCTTTGTACTTCAGGTGCCCTGCGTGGCGCAGGCCGATCTGGTGCAGACGGTCGGCAACACCACGGGCGCCGACACGGACAAATTCGCCGCCTACGGCCTGCAAACCTTCCACGGTGAACACACCGATGCGCCGCTGCTGGAGGGCTGCGTGGCGTGGTTGGAATGTCGCCTGTTGCCCGAGCCTCACACCCAGCAGACCTACGATTTATTCCTCGGCGAAGTGGTCGCGGCGTATGCCGACGAACGCGTGTTCAGCGAAGGGCACTGGCACTTCGAAGGGCATGACGCATTGCGCACCTTGCACCATATCGCGGGCGGCAATTTCCTGAGCATCGGCGAGCCGGTTGTCGGGCGCCAGCTGTAA
- a CDS encoding AraC family transcriptional regulator has translation MGHPTSALDWLHRAPHASGLDRIEAYFAGFAFDPHRHDTYAIGRTLFGVQSFHYRGCMTHSLPGTTMVIHPDETHDGRASSVEGFKYRMIYVEPALIQQILGGRPLPFIHNGLSTDPRLFRASEVLLQSLDCPIDPMQEQDALYDLAQALSAASGVIVSRKSFDYVAAERAREFIHGALGRSITLDEMADHCGRDRWALSRDFRVLFGTSPYRYLTMRRLDLVRSLLAQGQSLVDAALTAGFTDQSHMTRQFRSTYGMPPSRWVKMLGR, from the coding sequence ATGGGCCACCCCACCTCCGCACTCGACTGGTTGCACCGCGCCCCGCACGCCAGCGGCCTGGACCGTATCGAGGCGTACTTTGCCGGCTTCGCGTTCGACCCGCATCGCCATGACACCTACGCCATCGGGCGCACGTTGTTTGGCGTGCAAAGTTTTCATTATCGCGGCTGCATGACCCACAGCCTGCCCGGTACGACCATGGTGATTCACCCCGACGAAACCCATGACGGCCGCGCCAGCAGTGTAGAAGGCTTCAAGTACCGCATGATTTATGTGGAGCCGGCGCTGATCCAGCAGATCCTCGGCGGCCGGCCGTTACCGTTTATCCACAACGGACTGTCAACTGACCCAAGGCTGTTCCGCGCCAGCGAAGTGTTGCTGCAAAGCCTGGACTGCCCGATTGACCCGATGCAGGAACAGGACGCGCTGTACGACCTGGCCCAGGCGCTGAGCGCTGCGTCGGGCGTGATCGTCAGTCGTAAATCCTTCGATTACGTGGCCGCCGAGCGTGCCCGGGAATTTATCCACGGCGCCTTGGGCCGCAGCATCACCCTGGATGAAATGGCCGACCACTGCGGCCGTGACCGCTGGGCATTGTCGCGCGATTTTCGCGTGCTGTTCGGCACCAGCCCCTACCGCTACCTGACCATGCGACGGTTGGACTTGGTGCGCAGCCTGCTGGCTCAGGGCCAATCGTTGGTGGATGCAGCACTGACCGCCGGTTTCACCGACCAGAGCCACATGACGCGGCAATTTCGCAGCACCTACGGCATGCCACCGTCGCGATGGGTAAAGATGCTCGGGCGCTGA
- a CDS encoding DUF2975 domain-containing protein, whose translation MNTQRLAQLSQRMSLLTLLLIVVMLVLNTCVWLFPVLSSSADGLGFGFALSDRLIQARAVQVALLPWWQILGAIVLSSIPLLALGGGLNHLRLLFQNYARGEYFSRAAAQHLGKVGRAVAVWVLLDFLCEPLLSVWVTMNEPVGQRFITLSVTAPSFVALFLAACIAVIARILWQASEVDSENRTFV comes from the coding sequence ATGAATACCCAACGTCTGGCCCAGCTCAGTCAGCGCATGTCGCTGCTTACCCTTCTGCTGATTGTCGTCATGCTGGTGCTCAATACCTGCGTATGGCTGTTCCCGGTACTGAGTTCTTCTGCCGATGGCCTGGGTTTTGGCTTTGCCTTGAGTGACCGTCTGATCCAGGCGCGCGCCGTGCAAGTCGCGCTGCTGCCCTGGTGGCAAATTCTGGGCGCTATTGTGCTTTCCAGCATCCCGCTGCTGGCCCTTGGTGGGGGCCTGAACCATCTTCGTCTATTGTTCCAGAACTACGCCCGTGGCGAGTATTTCTCCCGTGCGGCGGCGCAGCACTTGGGCAAGGTGGGGCGGGCGGTAGCGGTGTGGGTGCTGCTGGACTTTTTATGCGAGCCGTTGCTCAGTGTCTGGGTCACGATGAATGAGCCGGTCGGTCAGCGGTTTATCACGCTGAGTGTCACCGCGCCGAGCTTCGTCGCCTTGTTTCTGGCTGCCTGTATCGCGGTAATCGCGCGTATCCTGTGGCAGGCCAGTGAAGTGGATTCTGAAAACCGCACTTTTGTTTGA
- a CDS encoding helix-turn-helix domain-containing protein gives MPIVIELDVMLARRKVKSKDLAAAIGITEQNLSLLKQGKVKGIRLGTLDAICTYLDCQPGDLLVHTPEPAAEPA, from the coding sequence ATGCCCATTGTGATTGAACTGGACGTTATGCTTGCCCGGCGCAAGGTCAAATCCAAAGACCTGGCCGCCGCTATCGGGATTACCGAACAGAACCTGTCGTTGCTCAAACAAGGCAAGGTCAAGGGGATACGGCTGGGTACGCTGGATGCGATCTGCACCTACCTGGACTGTCAGCCCGGCGACCTGTTGGTGCACACACCGGAGCCGGCGGCCGAGCCGGCTTAA